From a region of the Pseudomonadaceae bacterium SI-3 genome:
- a CDS encoding glucose-6-phosphate dehydrogenase — MSISCDMLVFGGTGDLALHKLIPALYYLHREHRLHDDVRILAIARQDIDRNAYLALAERHIRAQIARTDFEAEIWNAFSQRLDYFSMDAAQRGEYVRLAHHLGQAEGRVRVHYLATAPNLFEPIASNLESAGLAGEDARIVLEKPIGHSLESALEINEAIGNVFPESRIYRIDHYLGKETVQNLMALRFANALFEPIWRSGHIDHVQITVAETLGVEERGSYYDHAGAMRDMLQNHLLQLLCLVAMEAPVRFDAKSIRGEKVKILEALKPITGNDVQDKTVRGQYVAGQIGGNDVQAYYFEKDVDNDSDTETFVAVKAEIDNWRWAGVPFYLRTGKRMAKKRSEIIITFKQVPHMLFTKGEVNRLVIRLQPEESISLQLMAKAPGKGMQLEPVELDLNLAHAFSSTRRWEAYERLLLDVIEGDSTLFMRRDEVEAAWNWVDPILCGWQSHYRKPRPYPAGTDGPEQAHQLIEHQGRRWWR; from the coding sequence GTGTCCATTTCCTGCGACATGCTGGTATTTGGCGGTACCGGCGACCTGGCGCTACACAAACTCATCCCTGCACTCTATTACCTGCACCGTGAGCATCGTCTGCATGATGATGTCCGCATCCTGGCGATTGCGCGCCAGGATATTGATCGCAACGCCTATCTCGCGTTGGCCGAGCGACATATCCGAGCGCAAATCGCGCGCACGGACTTCGAGGCTGAAATCTGGAATGCGTTCAGCCAGCGCCTCGACTACTTCTCCATGGACGCCGCTCAAAGGGGTGAGTACGTCCGTCTCGCGCATCACCTCGGCCAGGCCGAAGGCCGCGTGCGGGTGCACTACCTGGCGACGGCGCCCAACCTGTTCGAGCCCATTGCCTCGAACCTTGAGAGCGCAGGGCTTGCAGGAGAAGACGCGCGCATCGTCCTGGAGAAGCCCATCGGCCATTCCCTCGAATCAGCACTCGAGATCAACGAGGCCATCGGTAACGTCTTTCCCGAATCGCGCATTTATCGGATCGACCATTACCTCGGCAAGGAAACCGTGCAGAACCTCATGGCACTGCGTTTTGCCAACGCGCTGTTCGAGCCAATCTGGCGCAGCGGCCATATCGATCATGTGCAGATCACGGTGGCCGAGACCCTCGGCGTTGAAGAGCGCGGCAGCTATTACGACCATGCCGGCGCCATGCGCGACATGCTGCAGAATCACCTACTGCAACTGCTCTGCCTGGTGGCGATGGAAGCCCCGGTGCGCTTCGATGCCAAATCGATACGCGGCGAAAAGGTCAAGATTCTGGAAGCCCTCAAGCCGATTACCGGTAACGACGTGCAGGACAAGACCGTGCGCGGGCAGTACGTCGCCGGGCAGATCGGCGGCAATGATGTGCAGGCTTACTACTTCGAAAAGGACGTGGATAACGACAGCGACACAGAAACCTTCGTCGCCGTAAAGGCCGAAATCGATAACTGGCGCTGGGCCGGCGTGCCCTTCTACCTGCGCACCGGCAAGCGCATGGCGAAGAAGCGCTCGGAAATCATCATCACCTTCAAACAGGTGCCGCACATGCTGTTCACCAAAGGCGAGGTCAACCGCCTGGTGATCCGCCTGCAGCCGGAGGAGAGCATCAGCCTGCAGCTCATGGCCAAGGCACCCGGTAAAGGGATGCAACTGGAGCCCGTCGAGCTAGATCTGAATCTGGCCCATGCATTCAGCAGCACACGCCGCTGGGAGGCGTACGAGCGGCTGTTGCTGGACGTGATCGAAGGCGACTCGACACTGTTCATGCGCCGCGATGAGGTCGAAGCGGCCTGGAACTGGGTCGATCCGATCCTCTGCGGCTGGCAGAGTCACTACCGCAAGCCCAGACCCTATCCGGCCGGAACCGACGGTCCTGAGCAAGCACACCAACTGATTGAGCATCAGGGTCGGCGATGGTGGCGCTAA
- a CDS encoding MurR/RpiR family transcriptional regulator, with protein sequence MNLLQHIAQSRGSLRKSELKVADHVLLDPAAVMHSSMADLAHVVGVSEPTIVRFCRAIGCLGFQDLKLKLAQSLAAGASFGQFAISENDSVTDFALKIFDTTLHTLMEVREKLDSDALERAVAAMAKAERVEFYGFGASGAVATDAQHKFFRLLLSAAAYSDPHMQAMSAVTLKPTDVAICISQSGRSKDLLITANVVRESGATLITLCPSQTPLAELATINLAIDVQEDTEIYTPLTSRIAHLVVIDVLAMGVAMARGPSLVNHLKSVKRSLRSLRLSPKSVKPHED encoded by the coding sequence GTGAACCTGCTGCAACACATTGCCCAATCGAGAGGTTCGTTACGCAAGTCGGAGCTGAAAGTCGCCGACCATGTACTCCTCGATCCAGCTGCCGTGATGCACAGTTCCATGGCCGACCTGGCCCATGTGGTGGGGGTCAGTGAGCCGACCATCGTGCGCTTCTGCCGCGCCATCGGTTGTCTGGGGTTTCAGGACCTCAAATTGAAACTGGCGCAGAGCCTTGCTGCCGGCGCCAGCTTCGGCCAGTTCGCCATCAGCGAAAATGACTCGGTCACCGATTTCGCGCTGAAAATCTTCGACACCACCCTGCACACGCTGATGGAAGTGCGCGAGAAGCTCGACTCCGATGCGCTCGAGCGCGCAGTGGCGGCGATGGCCAAGGCCGAGCGAGTCGAGTTTTACGGCTTTGGCGCGTCCGGCGCGGTGGCGACCGATGCCCAGCACAAGTTCTTTCGCCTGCTGCTCAGCGCCGCGGCCTATTCCGACCCGCACATGCAGGCGATGTCGGCTGTCACCCTGAAGCCCACCGACGTGGCGATCTGCATTTCCCAGTCGGGCCGCTCCAAGGACTTGCTGATCACGGCGAATGTGGTCCGCGAATCCGGCGCCACGCTGATCACCCTCTGTCCGAGCCAGACCCCGCTCGCGGAACTGGCGACCATCAACCTGGCGATCGACGTGCAGGAAGACACCGAGATCTACACCCCGCTGACCTCGCGTATCGCGCATCTGGTGGTGATCGACGTGTTGGCGATGGGCGTCGCCATGGCGCGCGGTCCGAGCCTGGTCAATCACCTCAAGAGCGTGAAGCGCAGCTTGCGTAGCCTGCGTCTGTCGCCGAAATCGGTGAAGCCGCACGAAGATTGA
- a CDS encoding LysR family transcriptional regulator, with protein sequence MRKSMMRITLRQLQVFRAVCESLSYSRAAEEMALTQPAVSLQIRQLEELIGQPLFEYLGKKLYLTAAAEALQRASTDIFGRLDSLDMQLSDMQGSLQGQLNLAVESSAKYITPHLFAAFKRKHPEVSLELVVVNHAQAVKRLSISRDDLLIMSQVPTDMDLEFMPFLNNPIVAVAPTDHPLSQAAALTLQDLTAYPLLVREPGSGTRKAGEDYLRQKRAHFAQTIQVASLDALRESVVAGLGVALMPRHAVHLELAHGLLRELPVEELPLYRSWCVVHPRAKRLSPVAQAFFTFIREERAQIIALAARFDGSQANPQAAG encoded by the coding sequence ATGCGCAAAAGCATGATGCGGATAACCTTGCGTCAGCTGCAGGTGTTCCGGGCGGTATGCGAAAGCCTTTCCTACAGCCGGGCAGCGGAGGAAATGGCGCTGACCCAGCCAGCAGTGAGTTTGCAGATTCGCCAACTCGAGGAGCTGATCGGCCAGCCGCTGTTCGAGTATCTGGGCAAAAAACTCTACCTGACCGCCGCTGCCGAAGCGCTGCAGCGCGCCAGCACCGACATATTTGGGCGCCTGGACAGCCTAGATATGCAGCTGTCCGACATGCAGGGCTCGCTACAGGGTCAGCTGAATCTGGCGGTCGAGTCGAGCGCCAAATACATCACGCCGCACCTGTTTGCGGCCTTCAAACGCAAGCATCCAGAGGTCAGCCTGGAACTTGTGGTGGTCAACCATGCGCAAGCGGTCAAACGCCTGTCGATCAGCCGTGACGATCTACTGATCATGTCGCAGGTGCCAACTGACATGGATCTGGAATTCATGCCATTCCTGAACAACCCCATCGTGGCGGTCGCACCGACTGATCATCCACTGAGCCAGGCAGCTGCCCTGACCTTGCAGGACCTGACCGCCTACCCACTGCTGGTCCGAGAGCCGGGCTCGGGCACGCGCAAGGCAGGCGAAGACTATCTGCGCCAGAAGCGTGCGCATTTCGCTCAGACGATCCAGGTGGCCTCACTGGATGCCCTACGCGAGAGCGTCGTAGCAGGGCTCGGCGTAGCGCTGATGCCACGCCATGCAGTCCACTTGGAGCTGGCTCACGGCCTGCTGCGAGAGCTGCCAGTCGAGGAGCTACCGCTGTACCGCAGCTGGTGCGTGGTGCATCCGCGAGCCAAGCGGCTGAGCCCGGTGGCTCAGGCGTTCTTCACTTTTATCCGCGAAGAACGCGCGCAGATCATCGCCCTGGCTGCGCGCTTTGACGGCTCACAGGCAAACCCTCAAGCAGCGGGCTGA
- a CDS encoding pyruvate carboxylase subunit A (catalyzes the ATP-dependent carboxylation of a covalently attached biotin and the transfer of the carboxyl group to pyruvate forming oxaloacetate), protein MIKKLLIANRGEIAVRIVRACAEMDVRSVAVFAEPDRHALHVKRADEAHFIGDDPLAGYLNPRKLVNLAVETGCDALHPGYGFLSENAELAEICAERGIRFVGPSAEVIRRMGDKTEARRSMIKAGVPVTPGTEGNVANVEEALAAAEGIGYPVMLKATSGGGGRGIRRCNSREELALAFPRVISEATKAFGSADVFLEKCIVEPKHIEAQILADSFGNTVHLFERDCSIQRRNQKLIEIAPSPQLTPEQRAYIGDLAVRAAKAVGYENAGTVEFLLAEGEVYFMEMNTRVQVEHTITEEITGIDIVREQIRIASGLPLSVKQEDIQYRGFALQFRINAEEPRNNFLPCFGKITRYYAPGGPGVRTDTAIYTGYTIPPYYDSMCLKLIVWALTWEEALARGSRALDDMRVQGVKTTATYYQQILANPDFRSGQFNTSFVDNHPELLNYSIKRKPGELALAIAAAIAAHAGL, encoded by the coding sequence GTGATCAAGAAGCTGCTGATCGCTAACCGCGGTGAAATCGCCGTCCGCATCGTGCGGGCCTGTGCCGAAATGGACGTACGCTCGGTGGCGGTGTTTGCCGAGCCCGACCGCCACGCGTTGCACGTCAAGCGTGCCGACGAGGCCCATTTCATCGGCGACGATCCGCTTGCCGGCTACCTCAATCCGCGCAAGCTGGTGAACCTGGCCGTGGAGACCGGCTGTGATGCGTTGCATCCAGGCTATGGATTCCTGTCCGAAAACGCCGAACTGGCAGAAATCTGCGCCGAGCGCGGCATCCGCTTCGTTGGCCCAAGCGCCGAAGTGATTCGACGCATGGGCGACAAGACCGAGGCGCGGCGCAGCATGATCAAGGCTGGCGTGCCGGTCACGCCCGGCACCGAAGGCAACGTGGCGAATGTCGAAGAAGCGCTGGCCGCAGCTGAGGGCATCGGCTATCCGGTGATGCTCAAAGCCACCTCGGGCGGTGGCGGCCGTGGTATCCGCCGCTGTAACTCGCGTGAAGAACTGGCCCTGGCCTTTCCGCGGGTCATCTCAGAGGCGACCAAGGCATTCGGCTCGGCTGATGTATTCCTTGAGAAATGCATCGTCGAGCCCAAACACATCGAGGCGCAAATTCTCGCCGACTCCTTTGGCAATACCGTGCACCTGTTCGAGCGCGATTGCTCGATCCAGCGGCGCAACCAGAAGCTCATCGAGATCGCCCCCAGCCCGCAGCTCACCCCGGAACAGCGCGCTTATATCGGCGACCTGGCGGTACGTGCGGCCAAAGCCGTGGGCTACGAGAACGCCGGCACCGTGGAGTTCCTGCTCGCCGAGGGCGAGGTGTACTTCATGGAAATGAATACCCGCGTGCAGGTGGAGCACACCATCACCGAGGAAATCACCGGCATCGACATCGTTCGCGAGCAGATCCGCATCGCCTCCGGTCTGCCGCTCTCGGTCAAGCAGGAAGACATCCAGTATCGCGGCTTCGCCCTGCAATTCCGCATTAACGCCGAGGAGCCGCGTAACAACTTCCTGCCCTGCTTCGGCAAGATCACCCGTTACTACGCCCCCGGCGGCCCCGGTGTGCGCACCGATACGGCGATCTACACCGGTTACACCATTCCGCCGTACTACGACTCCATGTGCCTGAAGCTGATCGTCTGGGCGTTGACCTGGGAAGAGGCGCTGGCCCGCGGTTCGCGCGCACTGGACGACATGCGCGTGCAAGGCGTGAAAACCACCGCTACCTATTACCAGCAGATTCTCGCCAACCCGGATTTCCGCAGCGGGCAGTTCAATACCAGCTTCGTCGACAACCATCCGGAACTGCTGAACTACTCGATCAAACGCAAGCCGGGCGAACTGGCCCTGGCCATCGCTGCCGCCATCGCCGCCCACGCAGGCCTGTGA
- the oadA gene encoding oxaloacetate decarboxylase subunit alpha, which yields MTTQKKITVTDTILRDAHQSLLATRMRTEDMLPICDKLDRVGYWSLEVWGGATFDACVRFLKEDPWERLRQLKAALPNTRLQMLLRGQNLLGYRHYADDVVEAFCAKAAENGIDVFRIFDAMNDVRNLETAIRAVKKTGKHAQGTIAYTTSPVHTVELFVEQARAMRDMGVDSIAIKDMAGLLTPFATGDLVRALKAEVDLPVFIHSHDTAGVASMCQLKAIENGADHIDTAISSMAWGTSHPGTESMVAALRGTPYDTGLDLELIQEIGLYFYAVRKKYHQFESDFTGVDTRVQVNQVPGGMISNLANQLKEQGALNRMDEVLAEIPRVRKDLGYPPLVTPTSQIVGTQAFFNVLAGERYKTITNEVKLYLQGGYGKAPGTIDAKLQRQAIGGEELIEVRPADLIKPELDKLRREIGALAKSEEDVLTYAMFPEIGRKFLEEREAGTLMPEALLPIPDGSTATAAGAQGVPTEFVIDVHGETYRVDITGVGVKGEGKRHFFLSIDGMPEEVVFEPLNNFVGGGSGGQRKQANGPGDVSTSMPGNVVDVLVKEGDVVKAGQAVLISEAMKMETEIQAPIAGKVKAVHVAKGDRVTPGDLLIEIEA from the coding sequence ATGACTACTCAGAAGAAAATCACCGTTACCGACACCATCCTGCGTGACGCCCACCAGTCGCTGCTGGCCACCCGCATGCGCACCGAGGACATGCTGCCGATCTGCGACAAGCTCGACCGAGTCGGCTATTGGTCCCTCGAAGTCTGGGGCGGCGCTACCTTCGACGCCTGCGTGCGTTTTCTGAAAGAAGACCCCTGGGAGCGCCTGCGCCAGCTCAAGGCGGCGCTGCCCAACACCCGGTTGCAGATGCTGCTGCGCGGACAGAACCTGCTGGGCTACCGGCATTATGCCGACGACGTGGTCGAGGCGTTCTGCGCCAAGGCGGCGGAAAATGGCATCGACGTGTTCCGCATCTTCGATGCGATGAACGACGTGCGGAATCTGGAGACCGCCATCCGTGCCGTGAAGAAGACCGGCAAGCACGCGCAAGGCACCATCGCCTACACCACCAGCCCAGTGCATACCGTCGAGCTGTTCGTCGAACAGGCACGGGCGATGCGCGACATGGGCGTCGACTCCATCGCCATCAAGGACATGGCCGGTTTGCTGACGCCGTTCGCCACGGGTGATCTGGTCCGCGCGCTGAAGGCCGAGGTCGACCTGCCAGTGTTCATCCATTCGCACGACACCGCCGGTGTCGCCAGCATGTGCCAGTTGAAAGCCATCGAAAACGGTGCGGATCACATCGACACGGCCATCTCGTCCATGGCCTGGGGCACCAGCCACCCTGGCACCGAGTCGATGGTCGCGGCGCTGCGCGGCACGCCCTACGACACCGGTCTCGACCTGGAGCTGATCCAGGAGATCGGCCTGTACTTCTATGCGGTGCGTAAGAAATACCACCAGTTCGAGAGCGACTTCACCGGCGTCGACACCCGCGTGCAGGTCAACCAGGTGCCGGGCGGGATGATTTCCAACCTGGCCAACCAGCTCAAGGAGCAGGGTGCGCTCAACCGCATGGATGAAGTGCTGGCCGAGATTCCGCGCGTGCGCAAGGACCTGGGCTACCCGCCGCTGGTGACGCCCACCTCGCAAATCGTCGGAACTCAGGCGTTTTTCAACGTGCTCGCCGGCGAGCGCTACAAGACCATCACCAACGAGGTGAAGCTCTACCTGCAAGGCGGCTACGGCAAGGCGCCGGGCACCATCGACGCCAAGCTGCAGCGCCAGGCCATCGGCGGCGAAGAGCTCATCGAGGTGCGCCCGGCTGATCTGATCAAGCCAGAGCTGGACAAGCTACGGCGGGAAATCGGCGCGCTGGCCAAATCCGAAGAAGACGTGCTGACCTACGCCATGTTCCCGGAGATCGGCCGCAAGTTTCTTGAGGAGCGCGAGGCCGGCACGCTGATGCCTGAAGCGTTATTGCCGATTCCTGACGGCAGCACGGCCACTGCAGCCGGTGCGCAGGGCGTGCCGACCGAGTTCGTCATCGATGTGCACGGTGAAACCTACCGCGTCGATATCACCGGCGTCGGCGTGAAGGGTGAAGGCAAGCGGCACTTCTTCCTCTCTATCGATGGCATGCCGGAAGAAGTGGTGTTCGAGCCGTTGAACAACTTCGTCGGCGGCGGCAGTGGTGGTCAGCGCAAGCAGGCCAACGGTCCAGGCGACGTCAGCACCAGCATGCCGGGCAACGTGGTCGACGTGTTGGTCAAGGAGGGCGACGTGGTCAAGGCCGGCCAGGCGGTGCTGATCAGCGAAGCGATGAAGATGGAAACCGAGATCCAGGCGCCGATCGCCGGCAAGGTGAAAGCGGTGCATGTGGCCAAAGGTGACCGGGTGACCCCCGGCGATCTTCTTATCGAGATCGAAGCCTAA
- a CDS encoding sodium-dependent bicarbonate transport family permease, whose protein sequence is MGLDPVVLFFLFGLFAGLVKSELKLPPALYDTLSILLLLAIGLHGGVELAEQASAALLGQSALVLLLGCTLPLLAFPFLRLLGFSRVDSASVAAHYGSVSAGTFAVVVAFLLANKIAFESYMPLFVAILEIPAILIGIILAKGISRDTHWKELGREIFLGKSIMLLLGGLIIGAIAGKEGIKPLEPFYTSMFKPVLALFLLEMGLIASGQMGSLRRYGLRLAVFGLGMPLVGAVIGALLARLMGLSLGGTAMLATLAASASYIAVPAAMRLALPEANPSLSLTASLGITFPFNILVGIPLYLALAETLIAWGL, encoded by the coding sequence ATGGGGCTCGACCCAGTAGTGCTGTTCTTCCTGTTCGGCCTGTTTGCCGGGTTGGTGAAGAGTGAGCTGAAGCTGCCACCGGCGTTGTACGACACGCTGTCCATTCTGCTGCTGCTGGCGATCGGTCTGCACGGTGGTGTCGAGCTGGCCGAACAAGCCAGCGCAGCGCTGCTGGGCCAGTCCGCGCTTGTGTTGCTGCTGGGTTGTACGCTGCCGCTGTTGGCGTTTCCGTTTCTGCGGCTGCTGGGCTTTTCGCGGGTCGACTCGGCCAGCGTGGCGGCGCACTACGGTTCGGTCAGTGCCGGTACCTTTGCCGTGGTAGTGGCCTTTCTGTTGGCCAACAAAATCGCCTTCGAAAGCTACATGCCGCTGTTCGTGGCGATCCTGGAAATTCCGGCGATCCTTATCGGCATAATCCTGGCCAAGGGGATCAGCCGCGATACACATTGGAAGGAGCTGGGGCGGGAGATTTTTCTCGGCAAGAGCATCATGCTGCTACTGGGCGGACTGATCATCGGCGCCATCGCCGGCAAGGAGGGGATCAAGCCGCTCGAGCCGTTCTACACCAGCATGTTCAAGCCAGTGCTCGCACTCTTCCTGTTGGAGATGGGGTTGATTGCGTCCGGCCAGATGGGCTCCCTGCGCCGCTATGGCCTGCGGCTGGCGGTGTTCGGCCTGGGCATGCCACTGGTCGGCGCTGTAATCGGTGCGCTGCTGGCGCGACTGATGGGCCTGTCGCTCGGGGGCACTGCCATGCTCGCCACGCTGGCCGCCAGCGCCTCCTATATTGCGGTGCCGGCGGCTATGCGACTGGCATTGCCTGAGGCCAACCCCTCGCTGTCACTCACCGCGTCGCTGGGGATCACCTTTCCGTTCAACATTCTGGTCGGCATTCCGCTGTATCTCGCGCTGGCCGAAACCCTGATCGCCTGGGGGCTGTAG
- a CDS encoding transcriptional regulator, with amino-acid sequence MTIATRTLLTVICEAALEKKLVADLDHLGAPGWTLSEARGRGSRGVRSAEWDTEGNIRLEIICNRELAERIAEHLQARYYDNFAMVCYLAEVEVLRPEKF; translated from the coding sequence ATGACAATCGCAACCCGAACCCTGCTTACTGTGATCTGCGAAGCAGCGCTGGAAAAGAAACTGGTAGCCGACCTCGACCACCTCGGCGCACCGGGCTGGACGCTGTCCGAAGCGCGCGGGCGAGGCAGCCGTGGTGTGCGCAGCGCCGAATGGGATACCGAAGGCAACATCCGCCTGGAGATCATCTGCAACCGCGAGCTGGCCGAACGCATCGCAGAGCATCTGCAGGCGCGCTATTACGATAACTTCGCCATGGTCTGCTATCTGGCTGAAGTTGAGGTGTTGCGCCCGGAAAAGTTTTAA
- a CDS encoding glutaminase (catalyzes the formation of glutamate from glutamine), whose product MQNLLSEILDEVRPLLGQGKVADYIPALAHVPADQLGIAVYSAEGELYHAGDAKTPFSIQSISKVFSLVQAIQHCGESLWERLGHEPSGQPFNSLVQLEFERGIPRNPFINAGALVICDINQSRFAVPALSMRDFVRHLSGNPLIVSDSVVAESEYQHRARNAAMAYLMQAFGNVHNDVEAVLRSYFHHCALRMSCVDLARAFGFLARDGACLAGGEPVLAPRQAKQVNAIMATSGLYDEAGNFAYRVGLPGKSGVGGGIVAVVPGRFTVCVWSPELNQAGNSLIGMAALEKLSQRIGWSIF is encoded by the coding sequence ATGCAAAACCTATTGAGCGAGATTCTCGACGAAGTCCGCCCGCTCCTCGGCCAAGGCAAGGTGGCCGACTACATTCCGGCGCTGGCGCACGTACCGGCTGATCAGTTGGGGATCGCGGTCTACAGCGCCGAGGGTGAGCTTTACCACGCCGGTGATGCGAAGACGCCGTTTTCGATCCAGAGCATTTCCAAGGTCTTTAGCCTGGTGCAGGCAATTCAGCATTGCGGCGAGTCGTTGTGGGAGCGCCTGGGTCACGAACCGTCTGGGCAGCCGTTCAACTCGCTGGTACAGCTGGAGTTCGAGCGTGGCATACCACGCAACCCGTTCATCAATGCCGGGGCGCTGGTGATTTGCGACATCAACCAGTCGCGCTTCGCCGTGCCAGCACTGTCCATGCGCGATTTCGTTCGGCATCTGTCGGGCAATCCGCTGATCGTGTCCGACTCGGTAGTAGCCGAATCGGAATACCAGCATCGCGCGCGTAACGCCGCGATGGCGTATCTGATGCAGGCGTTCGGTAACGTCCACAATGATGTCGAGGCGGTGCTGCGCAGTTACTTCCATCATTGCGCGCTGCGCATGAGCTGCGTCGACCTGGCCCGTGCGTTTGGCTTTCTAGCTCGTGACGGCGCTTGCCTGGCAGGCGGCGAACCGGTGCTGGCGCCGCGCCAAGCGAAACAGGTCAATGCGATCATGGCCACCAGCGGTCTGTATGACGAGGCAGGGAATTTCGCTTACCGCGTCGGGTTGCCTGGCAAGAGCGGCGTAGGCGGCGGCATCGTCGCGGTCGTGCCGGGGCGCTTCACGGTCTGCGTCTGGTCACCGGAACTGAACCAGGCTGGGAATTCACTGATCGGCATGGCGGCACTGGAGAAGCTCTCGCAGCGCATCGGCTGGTCTATCTTTTGA
- a CDS encoding carbonic anhydrase, with translation MSLDDKTTETAQEALDNLIAGVIRFREDIYPEQRELFNKLAHEQTPRAMFITCADSRILPELITQSSPGDLFVTRNVGNIVPPYGIMNGGVSTAIEFAVMALGVHHIIVCGHSDCGAMKAVLNPSSLDGMPTVRSWLRHAEVARTVVEENCGCADHNTLGVLTEENVLAQLDHLRTHPSVAARLASGQLFIHGWVYNIGTSEIRAYDAAKGEFRLIGDGPLPMATPKSRYV, from the coding sequence ATGAGTCTCGATGACAAGACGACCGAAACAGCGCAGGAGGCGCTCGACAACCTGATCGCGGGGGTCATTCGTTTCCGTGAAGACATCTACCCGGAGCAGCGTGAGCTGTTCAACAAGCTGGCCCACGAGCAGACGCCGCGGGCCATGTTCATCACCTGCGCGGACTCGCGAATCCTGCCCGAGCTGATCACCCAGAGTTCGCCGGGCGACCTGTTCGTGACCCGCAATGTCGGCAATATCGTGCCGCCCTACGGGATCATGAATGGCGGCGTGTCTACCGCCATCGAGTTCGCTGTGATGGCGCTTGGCGTGCATCACATCATCGTCTGCGGCCATTCAGATTGTGGCGCGATGAAAGCCGTGCTGAATCCCTCGAGCCTCGACGGGATGCCGACCGTACGCAGCTGGCTGCGACACGCCGAAGTGGCGAGGACGGTGGTCGAGGAAAATTGCGGCTGCGCCGACCACAACACCCTTGGCGTGCTGACCGAGGAGAACGTACTGGCCCAGCTCGACCATCTACGTACGCACCCGTCGGTGGCGGCGCGGTTGGCCAGCGGGCAGCTGTTCATTCATGGCTGGGTGTACAACATCGGCACCAGCGAAATCCGCGCCTACGATGCAGCAAAGGGCGAGTTCCGTCTGATCGGCGACGGCCCACTGCCGATGGCCACACCGAAGTCACGCTACGTCTGA
- a CDS encoding amino acid ABC transporter substrate-binding protein has translation MGLSRNVILLLSVLLALSGAAHAEVPKNYQIILQTDNFPPFNMGPAHKNFARGDEVQGIATDTVREIFKRAGIGYNLTLRSPWDRIYNQTLTDTGHGLFSVTRTAQNEGLFKWVGPLARYESVLLAAADKHIDLNSLAQAQGLEIGAQKSSGISQYLDQQGLRPIDSLSEDENLRKLLSGRLDLWATADPVWRYQAKEQGAEGLKPVLSFRAEDLYLALHKDTPDEAVERLQSALNDVIGEGYAGCSKTPDLCYLIRDRKVP, from the coding sequence ATGGGCCTGTCCCGTAACGTCATTCTATTGCTCAGCGTTCTGCTCGCCCTCAGCGGTGCCGCGCACGCCGAGGTGCCGAAGAACTATCAGATCATCCTGCAGACCGACAACTTCCCACCCTTCAATATGGGGCCAGCGCACAAGAACTTCGCTCGCGGTGATGAGGTGCAAGGCATCGCCACCGACACCGTGCGGGAGATCTTCAAACGTGCCGGCATCGGCTACAACCTGACGCTTCGCTCGCCCTGGGACCGCATCTACAACCAGACCCTCACCGACACCGGTCACGGGTTGTTTTCCGTCACCCGTACGGCGCAGAACGAAGGCTTATTCAAGTGGGTCGGGCCACTGGCCCGCTACGAAAGTGTGCTGCTTGCGGCGGCGGACAAGCACATCGACCTCAACTCCCTGGCCCAGGCCCAGGGGCTGGAAATCGGCGCGCAGAAAAGCAGCGGCATCAGCCAGTACCTGGATCAACAGGGGCTGCGCCCGATCGACAGCCTCAGCGAAGACGAAAACCTGCGCAAATTGCTCAGCGGCCGCCTCGATCTCTGGGCAACGGCTGATCCGGTCTGGCGTTACCAGGCCAAAGAACAGGGCGCAGAAGGCCTCAAGCCAGTGCTGAGTTTTCGAGCTGAAGACCTGTACCTGGCGCTGCACAAGGACACGCCCGACGAAGCCGTCGAACGTCTGCAGAGCGCACTCAATGATGTCATTGGCGAGGGCTATGCCGGCTGCAGCAAGACCCCCGACCTCTGCTATCTGATACGCGATCGCAAGGTGCCCTGA